One Carassius auratus strain Wakin unplaced genomic scaffold, ASM336829v1 scaf_tig00005214, whole genome shotgun sequence genomic window carries:
- the LOC113070780 gene encoding E3 ubiquitin-protein ligase TRIM4 isoform X3 gives MLRVRAASPTSTCMSLNTDWSMDPPTNFRAAETLPLGPRLLTEHHFRCPLCTSILKDPVSTSCGHNYCRGCINEFWDSCAGYYVCPQCGNPSETRPVLNTNAALAEVVKNLQQAGFSPALPPQSYARAEDVACDFCTERRLKAVKCCLTCDVSLCETHIKQHYTIPALQKHTLSDVKTRPSQQCQNTDNSFRSISSGQQDHTDKTVDIIKEMAVRSIFESVLKPAKLQTQPKRPAKPKTRDNKEVRNLARMCSTLKQEVSGLKKRLSKRKNTKKEKCYEEEEDEDCSEKDSDESSDDEGDSDSSDEGEDGSENSSDEEEDGSENSSDEEEDGSENSSDEEEDGSDEEDGEEDSRDDEEDNSACSDEGSDDKYSEGYNDHGSDEYNSEDDDY, from the exons ATGCTAAG AGTCAGAGCAGCTTCTCCTACATCCACCTGTATGTCTTTGAACACAGACTGGTCAATGGATCCACCAACCAACTTCAGAGCCGCGGAAACTTTGCCACTGGGTCCAAG ACTGCTGACAGAGCATCACTTTAGATGCCCATTGTGCACATCGATTTTGAAGGATCCAGTGTCCACCTCATGTGGACACAATTACTGCAGAGGTTGTATTAATGAATTCTGGGACAGTTGTGCAGGATATTATGTCTGTCCACAATGTGGTAATCCATCAGAAACACGGCCGGTGCTGAACACAAATGCAGCTCTGGCTGAGGTGGTTAAAAACCTGCAGCAAGCAGGCTTCAGTCCGGCACTTCCACCACAATCCTACGCCAGAGCGGAAGACGTGGCCTGTGATTTCTGCACTGAGCGCAGACTGAAAGCTGTGAAGTGTTGTTTAACCTGTGACGTGTCCCTCTGTGAGACTCACATCAAGCAGCATTACACAATACCAGcactacagaaacacacactgtcAGACGTGAAGACGAGACCCTCACAGCAGTGCCAGAACACAGACAACAGCTTCAGAAGCATTAGCTCTGGACAACAGGATCACACCGATAAAACTGTTGACATTATAAAG GAGATGGCAGTCAGGAGCatctttgaaagtgttttgaaacCCGCCAAGCTTCAGACACAACCAAAAAGACCTGCAAAACCTAAAACAAGAGATAATAAAGAGGTTCGAAATCTTGCACGTATGTGCTCCACACTGAAGCAAGAAGTTTCAGGGCTTAAAAAACGACTCTCAAAGAGAAAGAAtacaaagaaagagaaatgttatgaagaggaagaggatgaggactGCAGTGAGAAAGATTCAGATGAAAGTAGTGATGATGAAGGGGACAGTGATAGTTCTGATGAGGGGGAAGATGGCTCCGAAAATAGTTCTGATGAAGAGGAAGATGGCTCTGAAAATAGTTCTGATGAAGAGGAAGATGGCTCTGAAAATAGTTCTGATGAAGAGGAAGATGGCTCTGATGAGGAGGACGGGGAAGAAGATAGTCGAGATGATGAGGAAGACAACTCTGCATGCAGTGATGAGGGGTCTGATGACAAGTATTCTGAAGGCTACAATGATCACGGTTCTGATGAATACAACAGTGAGGATGATGACTACTGA
- the LOC113070780 gene encoding E3 ubiquitin-protein ligase TRIM4 isoform X4 encodes MSLNTDWSMDPPTNFRAAETLPLGPRLLTEHHFRCPLCTSILKDPVSTSCGHNYCRGCINEFWDSCAGYYVCPQCGNPSETRPVLNTNAALAEVVKNLQQAGFSPALPPQSYARAEDVACDFCTERRLKAVKCCLTCDVSLCETHIKQHYTIPALQKHTLSDVKTRPSQQCQNTDNSFRSISSGQQDHTDKTVDIIKEMAVRSIFESVLKPAKLQTQPKRPAKPKTRDNKEVRNLARMCSTLKQEVSGLKKRLSKRKNTKKEKCYEEEEDEDCSEKDSDESSDDEGDSDSSDEGEDGSENSSDEEEDGSENSSDEEEDGSENSSDEEEDGSDEEDGEEDSRDDEEDNSACSDEGSDDKYSEGYNDHGSDEYNSEDDDY; translated from the exons ATGTCTTTGAACACAGACTGGTCAATGGATCCACCAACCAACTTCAGAGCCGCGGAAACTTTGCCACTGGGTCCAAG ACTGCTGACAGAGCATCACTTTAGATGCCCATTGTGCACATCGATTTTGAAGGATCCAGTGTCCACCTCATGTGGACACAATTACTGCAGAGGTTGTATTAATGAATTCTGGGACAGTTGTGCAGGATATTATGTCTGTCCACAATGTGGTAATCCATCAGAAACACGGCCGGTGCTGAACACAAATGCAGCTCTGGCTGAGGTGGTTAAAAACCTGCAGCAAGCAGGCTTCAGTCCGGCACTTCCACCACAATCCTACGCCAGAGCGGAAGACGTGGCCTGTGATTTCTGCACTGAGCGCAGACTGAAAGCTGTGAAGTGTTGTTTAACCTGTGACGTGTCCCTCTGTGAGACTCACATCAAGCAGCATTACACAATACCAGcactacagaaacacacactgtcAGACGTGAAGACGAGACCCTCACAGCAGTGCCAGAACACAGACAACAGCTTCAGAAGCATTAGCTCTGGACAACAGGATCACACCGATAAAACTGTTGACATTATAAAG GAGATGGCAGTCAGGAGCatctttgaaagtgttttgaaacCCGCCAAGCTTCAGACACAACCAAAAAGACCTGCAAAACCTAAAACAAGAGATAATAAAGAGGTTCGAAATCTTGCACGTATGTGCTCCACACTGAAGCAAGAAGTTTCAGGGCTTAAAAAACGACTCTCAAAGAGAAAGAAtacaaagaaagagaaatgttatgaagaggaagaggatgaggactGCAGTGAGAAAGATTCAGATGAAAGTAGTGATGATGAAGGGGACAGTGATAGTTCTGATGAGGGGGAAGATGGCTCCGAAAATAGTTCTGATGAAGAGGAAGATGGCTCTGAAAATAGTTCTGATGAAGAGGAAGATGGCTCTGAAAATAGTTCTGATGAAGAGGAAGATGGCTCTGATGAGGAGGACGGGGAAGAAGATAGTCGAGATGATGAGGAAGACAACTCTGCATGCAGTGATGAGGGGTCTGATGACAAGTATTCTGAAGGCTACAATGATCACGGTTCTGATGAATACAACAGTGAGGATGATGACTACTGA
- the cunh12orf43 gene encoding protein CUSTOS, whose product MSESSSEDENSDRLKEAVWSFLPQDGKISGNGGASCPSYGDTSRSRRSQRTDVSKHEHDGNELGTTPEFQSHVAKKLGAFLDGCISEVFSETVESKPVQSKNRDEEDQESFRLFSTSSPGNWMEEPLPPPPKRRPIPSSSDSDSEMEMRFREAAVSVSDILSSAAQHLTEKTEEKSTTKESAEESTVTKKKKKKKRKASTERSEENITHVSEKQFNGEGSEEQTTVVENLTKKKKKKKMKLEVGRKDCHE is encoded by the exons ATGTCTGAAAGCAGCAGTGAAGATGAAAACTCTGACAGACTGAAAGAAGCGGTGTGGAGCTTTCTTCCACAGGATGGTAAGATAAGTGGAAACGGCGGAGCTTCTTGTCCTTCCT ATGGAGACACCAGCAGAAGCAGACGAAGTCAGAG AACTGATGTTTCAAAGCATGAACATGATGGGAATGAGCTCGGGACAACACCTGAATTTCAGTCCCATGTGGCAAAAAAGTTAGGAGCCTTTTTGGACGG GTGTATTTCAGAAGTTTTTTCTGAGACTGTTGAGTCAAAACCTGTTCAGTCCAAAAACAGAGATGAAGAGGATCAAGAAA GTTTCCGTCTCTTCTCCACGTCCAGTCCTGGAAATTGGATGGAGGAACCACTTCCTCCACCTCCTAAAAGGAGACCAATTCCCAGCTCTAG TGACAGTGACAGTGAGATGGAAATGAGGTTTAGAGAAGCCGCTGTGTCTGTGTCAGACATCCTCTCCTCTGCAGCCCAACATCTTACAGAGAAAACTGAGGAGAAAAGTACAACCAAAGAGTCAGCAGAGGAAAGCACAGTcactaaaaagaagaagaagaaaaaaagaaaagcatccaCAGAGAGAAGTGAGGAGAACATTACCCATGTATCAGAGAAACAATTTAATGGAGAGGGATCAGAAGAGCAAACAACTGTGGTGGAAAatttgacaaagaaaaaaaagaagaaaaagatgaagCTGGAGGTGGGCAGAAAGGACTGTCATGAATGA